In a single window of the Rhineura floridana isolate rRhiFlo1 chromosome 3, rRhiFlo1.hap2, whole genome shotgun sequence genome:
- the C3H5orf24 gene encoding UPF0461 protein C5orf24 homolog isoform X4 has product MSKMMHPVASGNSPFCGSGKSSCLNDDNVTPTDQFDLYSAQQTKYSHTVSHKPIPCQRQDALNEPHLQTTSGRSIETKDELKKKKNLNRSGKRGRPSGTTKSAGYRTSTGRPLGTTKAAGFKTSPGRPLGTTKAAGYKVSPGRPPGSIKALSRLANLSYTCSSAAFPYAVVHNRGVHAAGETSSKIKQPAE; this is encoded by the exons ATGTCG AAAATGATGCATCCTGTTGCCAGCGGTAACTCCCCTTTCTGTGGGTCTGGAAAGAGTTCCTGCCTTAATGATGACAACGTGACTCCCACTGATCAGTTTGATTTGTATTCCGCACAACAAACCAAGTATAGCCACACAGTCAGCCACAAGCCAATACCATGCCAGAGAcaagatgcattaaatgaaccaCATTTGCAGACCACAAGTGGCAGGAGTATAGAGACGAAAGATGaactaaagaaaaagaaaaacctcaaCAGATCTGGTAAACGTGGAAGACCTTCGGGGACCACAAAATCAGCGGGGTACAGAACGAGCACAGGTAGACCGCTGGGAACCACCAAAGCAGCTGGATTTAAGACAAGTCCAGGTAGACCCTTGGGTACAACTAAAGCTGCAGGATACAAAGTCAGCCCAGGGAGACCTCCAGGTAGCATTAAAGCTCTATCACGGCTTGCAAATCTAAGTTATACTTGTAGCAGTGCAGCTTTTCCCTACGCTGTGGTGCATAACAGAGGAGTGCATGCTGCTGGTGAAACAAGTAGCAAAATCAAGCAACCCGCTGAGTGA
- the C3H5orf24 gene encoding UPF0461 protein C5orf24 homolog isoform X3: MKMMHPVASGNSPFCGSGKSSCLNDDNVTPTDQFDLYSAQQTKYSHTVSHKPIPCQRQDALNEPHLQTTSGRSIETKDELKKKKNLNRSGKRGRPSGTTKSAGYRTSTGRPLGTTKAAGFKTSPGRPLGTTKAAGYKVSPGRPPGSIKALSRLANLSYTCSSAAFPYAVVHNRGVHAAGETSSKIKQPAE; this comes from the exons ATG AAAATGATGCATCCTGTTGCCAGCGGTAACTCCCCTTTCTGTGGGTCTGGAAAGAGTTCCTGCCTTAATGATGACAACGTGACTCCCACTGATCAGTTTGATTTGTATTCCGCACAACAAACCAAGTATAGCCACACAGTCAGCCACAAGCCAATACCATGCCAGAGAcaagatgcattaaatgaaccaCATTTGCAGACCACAAGTGGCAGGAGTATAGAGACGAAAGATGaactaaagaaaaagaaaaacctcaaCAGATCTGGTAAACGTGGAAGACCTTCGGGGACCACAAAATCAGCGGGGTACAGAACGAGCACAGGTAGACCGCTGGGAACCACCAAAGCAGCTGGATTTAAGACAAGTCCAGGTAGACCCTTGGGTACAACTAAAGCTGCAGGATACAAAGTCAGCCCAGGGAGACCTCCAGGTAGCATTAAAGCTCTATCACGGCTTGCAAATCTAAGTTATACTTGTAGCAGTGCAGCTTTTCCCTACGCTGTGGTGCATAACAGAGGAGTGCATGCTGCTGGTGAAACAAGTAGCAAAATCAAGCAACCCGCTGAGTGA
- the TXNDC15 gene encoding thioredoxin domain-containing protein 15 isoform X1 — protein sequence MIILSSRGRGWGLWVACVFGSLFVAAAETEGTTDSQSEKLSETTLPFTVKSSSMQASNDGPKESVQYRTAEIADAMMGSSMPAAQSVVLSVVPDEAKERHVLDFGTCDAETDGECSTRGIVSSLSHLGSPTQEQIIDPPVVLEAVHPSSGEDSNSTDSMKTPKVNCEERNITGMTNFTLQILNISQDLMEFLNPNDSDCTLVLFYTPWCRFSASLAPHFNSLPRAFPTLHFLALDASQHSSLSTRFGTVAVPNILLFQGAKPMARFNHTDRTLETLKAFIFNQTGIEPKTDVVVTEEDQAGPLPSTLTRGVDWLLLFSLLFLISFIMYATVRTESIRWLIPGQDQEHQE from the exons ATGATCATCTTGTCCTCGCGCGGGCGGGGGTGGGGCCTCTGGGTGGCCTGCGTGTTTGGGAGCCTTTTTGTAG CAGCAGCTGAAACAGAAGGAACTACTGACTCACAGTCTGAAAAGTTAAGTGAAACTACCCTGCCATTCACCGTAAAAAGCAGTTCTATGCAGGCAAGCAATGATGGGCCTAAGGAATCGGTACAGTACAGGACTGCAGAGATTGCTGATGCTATGATGGGTAGCAGCATGCCTGCAGCTCAGTCTGTTGTCCTGTCAGTTGTTCCAGATGAGGCAAAGGAGAGACATGTCTTGGACTTTGGCACCTGTGATGCAGAAACTGATGGTGAATGCAGTACGCGGGGTATTGTTTCATCTTTATCTCATCTTGGGTCTCCTACTCAAGAGCAAATAATAGATCCACCTGTAGTTCTGGAAGCGGTGCATCCTTCATCAGGAGAGGACTCTAATAGCACAGATAGTATGAAAACCCCAAAAGTGAATTGTGAGGAAAGAAACATTACAGGGATGACAAACTTCACACTACAAATCTTGAATATTTCCCAA GATTTAATGGAGTTCTTAAATCCAAATGACAGTGACTGTACCTTAGTCCTGTTTTATACTCCTTGGTGTCGTTTCTCTGCCAGTCTAGCTCCTCATTTTAATTCTTTGCCCCGAGCTTTCCCAACTCTTCATTTCTTGGCATTGGATGCCTCTCAGCACAGCAG TCTGTCTACCAGGTTTGGAACTGTGGCTGTTCCTAACATCCTTCTTTTTCAAGGGGCTAAGCCCATGGCAAGATTTAACCATACAGATCGAACTCTGGAAACGCTAAAAGCtttcattttcaatcagacag GAATAGAGCCCAAGACTGATGTGGTGGTTACTGAGGAAGATCAAGCTGGTCCCCTGCCTAGCACATTGACTAGAGGTGTAGATTGGCTTCTCTTATTTTCTTTACTGTTCCTTATCAGCTTCATCATGTATGCTACTGTTAGGACGGAGAGCATCCGGTGGTTAATACCTGGTCAAGATCAGGAACACCAGGAATGA
- the C3H5orf24 gene encoding UPF0461 protein C5orf24 homolog isoform X2, whose translation MGDIICKTKINKDLLHNQFTIPMLKIWKSRKGNLMPEISPEKEQKMMHPVASGNSPFCGSGKSSCLNDDNVTPTDQFDLYSAQQTKYSHTVSHKPIPCQRQDALNEPHLQTTSGRSIETKDELKKKKNLNRSGKRGRPSGTTKSAGYRTSTGRPLGTTKAAGFKTSPGRPLGTTKAAGYKVSPGRPPGSIKALSRLANLSYTCSSAAFPYAVVHNRGVHAAGETSSKIKQPAE comes from the exons ATGGGAGATATCATATgtaaaacaaaaattaataaaGATCTTCTTCATAACCAATTCACCATACCtatgctgaaaatctggaaaagcaggaaaggaaaccTAATGCCAGAGATCTCACCTGAAAAAGAGCAG AAAATGATGCATCCTGTTGCCAGCGGTAACTCCCCTTTCTGTGGGTCTGGAAAGAGTTCCTGCCTTAATGATGACAACGTGACTCCCACTGATCAGTTTGATTTGTATTCCGCACAACAAACCAAGTATAGCCACACAGTCAGCCACAAGCCAATACCATGCCAGAGAcaagatgcattaaatgaaccaCATTTGCAGACCACAAGTGGCAGGAGTATAGAGACGAAAGATGaactaaagaaaaagaaaaacctcaaCAGATCTGGTAAACGTGGAAGACCTTCGGGGACCACAAAATCAGCGGGGTACAGAACGAGCACAGGTAGACCGCTGGGAACCACCAAAGCAGCTGGATTTAAGACAAGTCCAGGTAGACCCTTGGGTACAACTAAAGCTGCAGGATACAAAGTCAGCCCAGGGAGACCTCCAGGTAGCATTAAAGCTCTATCACGGCTTGCAAATCTAAGTTATACTTGTAGCAGTGCAGCTTTTCCCTACGCTGTGGTGCATAACAGAGGAGTGCATGCTGCTGGTGAAACAAGTAGCAAAATCAAGCAACCCGCTGAGTGA
- the TXNDC15 gene encoding thioredoxin domain-containing protein 15 isoform X2, whose protein sequence is MIILSSRGRGWGLWVACVFGSLFVAAETEGTTDSQSEKLSETTLPFTVKSSSMQASNDGPKESVQYRTAEIADAMMGSSMPAAQSVVLSVVPDEAKERHVLDFGTCDAETDGECSTRGIVSSLSHLGSPTQEQIIDPPVVLEAVHPSSGEDSNSTDSMKTPKVNCEERNITGMTNFTLQILNISQDLMEFLNPNDSDCTLVLFYTPWCRFSASLAPHFNSLPRAFPTLHFLALDASQHSSLSTRFGTVAVPNILLFQGAKPMARFNHTDRTLETLKAFIFNQTGIEPKTDVVVTEEDQAGPLPSTLTRGVDWLLLFSLLFLISFIMYATVRTESIRWLIPGQDQEHQE, encoded by the exons ATGATCATCTTGTCCTCGCGCGGGCGGGGGTGGGGCCTCTGGGTGGCCTGCGTGTTTGGGAGCCTTTTTGTAG CAGCTGAAACAGAAGGAACTACTGACTCACAGTCTGAAAAGTTAAGTGAAACTACCCTGCCATTCACCGTAAAAAGCAGTTCTATGCAGGCAAGCAATGATGGGCCTAAGGAATCGGTACAGTACAGGACTGCAGAGATTGCTGATGCTATGATGGGTAGCAGCATGCCTGCAGCTCAGTCTGTTGTCCTGTCAGTTGTTCCAGATGAGGCAAAGGAGAGACATGTCTTGGACTTTGGCACCTGTGATGCAGAAACTGATGGTGAATGCAGTACGCGGGGTATTGTTTCATCTTTATCTCATCTTGGGTCTCCTACTCAAGAGCAAATAATAGATCCACCTGTAGTTCTGGAAGCGGTGCATCCTTCATCAGGAGAGGACTCTAATAGCACAGATAGTATGAAAACCCCAAAAGTGAATTGTGAGGAAAGAAACATTACAGGGATGACAAACTTCACACTACAAATCTTGAATATTTCCCAA GATTTAATGGAGTTCTTAAATCCAAATGACAGTGACTGTACCTTAGTCCTGTTTTATACTCCTTGGTGTCGTTTCTCTGCCAGTCTAGCTCCTCATTTTAATTCTTTGCCCCGAGCTTTCCCAACTCTTCATTTCTTGGCATTGGATGCCTCTCAGCACAGCAG TCTGTCTACCAGGTTTGGAACTGTGGCTGTTCCTAACATCCTTCTTTTTCAAGGGGCTAAGCCCATGGCAAGATTTAACCATACAGATCGAACTCTGGAAACGCTAAAAGCtttcattttcaatcagacag GAATAGAGCCCAAGACTGATGTGGTGGTTACTGAGGAAGATCAAGCTGGTCCCCTGCCTAGCACATTGACTAGAGGTGTAGATTGGCTTCTCTTATTTTCTTTACTGTTCCTTATCAGCTTCATCATGTATGCTACTGTTAGGACGGAGAGCATCCGGTGGTTAATACCTGGTCAAGATCAGGAACACCAGGAATGA
- the TXNDC15 gene encoding thioredoxin domain-containing protein 15 isoform X4, with the protein MLEWQKHSVSLSAETEGTTDSQSEKLSETTLPFTVKSSSMQASNDGPKESVQYRTAEIADAMMGSSMPAAQSVVLSVVPDEAKERHVLDFGTCDAETDGECSTRGIVSSLSHLGSPTQEQIIDPPVVLEAVHPSSGEDSNSTDSMKTPKVNCEERNITGMTNFTLQILNISQDLMEFLNPNDSDCTLVLFYTPWCRFSASLAPHFNSLPRAFPTLHFLALDASQHSSLSTRFGTVAVPNILLFQGAKPMARFNHTDRTLETLKAFIFNQTGIEPKTDVVVTEEDQAGPLPSTLTRGVDWLLLFSLLFLISFIMYATVRTESIRWLIPGQDQEHQE; encoded by the exons ATGTTGGAGTGGCAAAAGCACAGTGTGTCTTTAT CAGCTGAAACAGAAGGAACTACTGACTCACAGTCTGAAAAGTTAAGTGAAACTACCCTGCCATTCACCGTAAAAAGCAGTTCTATGCAGGCAAGCAATGATGGGCCTAAGGAATCGGTACAGTACAGGACTGCAGAGATTGCTGATGCTATGATGGGTAGCAGCATGCCTGCAGCTCAGTCTGTTGTCCTGTCAGTTGTTCCAGATGAGGCAAAGGAGAGACATGTCTTGGACTTTGGCACCTGTGATGCAGAAACTGATGGTGAATGCAGTACGCGGGGTATTGTTTCATCTTTATCTCATCTTGGGTCTCCTACTCAAGAGCAAATAATAGATCCACCTGTAGTTCTGGAAGCGGTGCATCCTTCATCAGGAGAGGACTCTAATAGCACAGATAGTATGAAAACCCCAAAAGTGAATTGTGAGGAAAGAAACATTACAGGGATGACAAACTTCACACTACAAATCTTGAATATTTCCCAA GATTTAATGGAGTTCTTAAATCCAAATGACAGTGACTGTACCTTAGTCCTGTTTTATACTCCTTGGTGTCGTTTCTCTGCCAGTCTAGCTCCTCATTTTAATTCTTTGCCCCGAGCTTTCCCAACTCTTCATTTCTTGGCATTGGATGCCTCTCAGCACAGCAG TCTGTCTACCAGGTTTGGAACTGTGGCTGTTCCTAACATCCTTCTTTTTCAAGGGGCTAAGCCCATGGCAAGATTTAACCATACAGATCGAACTCTGGAAACGCTAAAAGCtttcattttcaatcagacag GAATAGAGCCCAAGACTGATGTGGTGGTTACTGAGGAAGATCAAGCTGGTCCCCTGCCTAGCACATTGACTAGAGGTGTAGATTGGCTTCTCTTATTTTCTTTACTGTTCCTTATCAGCTTCATCATGTATGCTACTGTTAGGACGGAGAGCATCCGGTGGTTAATACCTGGTCAAGATCAGGAACACCAGGAATGA
- the C3H5orf24 gene encoding UPF0461 protein C5orf24 homolog isoform X1 → MMHPVASGNSPFCGSGKSSCLNDDNVTPTDQFDLYSAQQTKYSHTVSHKPIPCQRQDALNEPHLQTTSGRSIETKDELKKKKNLNRSGKRGRPSGTTKSAGYRTSTGRPLGTTKAAGFKTSPGRPLGTTKAAGYKVSPGRPPGSIKALSRLANLSYTCSSAAFPYAVVHNRGVHAAGETSSKIKQPAE, encoded by the coding sequence ATGATGCATCCTGTTGCCAGCGGTAACTCCCCTTTCTGTGGGTCTGGAAAGAGTTCCTGCCTTAATGATGACAACGTGACTCCCACTGATCAGTTTGATTTGTATTCCGCACAACAAACCAAGTATAGCCACACAGTCAGCCACAAGCCAATACCATGCCAGAGAcaagatgcattaaatgaaccaCATTTGCAGACCACAAGTGGCAGGAGTATAGAGACGAAAGATGaactaaagaaaaagaaaaacctcaaCAGATCTGGTAAACGTGGAAGACCTTCGGGGACCACAAAATCAGCGGGGTACAGAACGAGCACAGGTAGACCGCTGGGAACCACCAAAGCAGCTGGATTTAAGACAAGTCCAGGTAGACCCTTGGGTACAACTAAAGCTGCAGGATACAAAGTCAGCCCAGGGAGACCTCCAGGTAGCATTAAAGCTCTATCACGGCTTGCAAATCTAAGTTATACTTGTAGCAGTGCAGCTTTTCCCTACGCTGTGGTGCATAACAGAGGAGTGCATGCTGCTGGTGAAACAAGTAGCAAAATCAAGCAACCCGCTGAGTGA
- the TXNDC15 gene encoding thioredoxin domain-containing protein 15 isoform X3: MLEWQKHSVSLSAAETEGTTDSQSEKLSETTLPFTVKSSSMQASNDGPKESVQYRTAEIADAMMGSSMPAAQSVVLSVVPDEAKERHVLDFGTCDAETDGECSTRGIVSSLSHLGSPTQEQIIDPPVVLEAVHPSSGEDSNSTDSMKTPKVNCEERNITGMTNFTLQILNISQDLMEFLNPNDSDCTLVLFYTPWCRFSASLAPHFNSLPRAFPTLHFLALDASQHSSLSTRFGTVAVPNILLFQGAKPMARFNHTDRTLETLKAFIFNQTGIEPKTDVVVTEEDQAGPLPSTLTRGVDWLLLFSLLFLISFIMYATVRTESIRWLIPGQDQEHQE; encoded by the exons ATGTTGGAGTGGCAAAAGCACAGTGTGTCTTTAT CAGCAGCTGAAACAGAAGGAACTACTGACTCACAGTCTGAAAAGTTAAGTGAAACTACCCTGCCATTCACCGTAAAAAGCAGTTCTATGCAGGCAAGCAATGATGGGCCTAAGGAATCGGTACAGTACAGGACTGCAGAGATTGCTGATGCTATGATGGGTAGCAGCATGCCTGCAGCTCAGTCTGTTGTCCTGTCAGTTGTTCCAGATGAGGCAAAGGAGAGACATGTCTTGGACTTTGGCACCTGTGATGCAGAAACTGATGGTGAATGCAGTACGCGGGGTATTGTTTCATCTTTATCTCATCTTGGGTCTCCTACTCAAGAGCAAATAATAGATCCACCTGTAGTTCTGGAAGCGGTGCATCCTTCATCAGGAGAGGACTCTAATAGCACAGATAGTATGAAAACCCCAAAAGTGAATTGTGAGGAAAGAAACATTACAGGGATGACAAACTTCACACTACAAATCTTGAATATTTCCCAA GATTTAATGGAGTTCTTAAATCCAAATGACAGTGACTGTACCTTAGTCCTGTTTTATACTCCTTGGTGTCGTTTCTCTGCCAGTCTAGCTCCTCATTTTAATTCTTTGCCCCGAGCTTTCCCAACTCTTCATTTCTTGGCATTGGATGCCTCTCAGCACAGCAG TCTGTCTACCAGGTTTGGAACTGTGGCTGTTCCTAACATCCTTCTTTTTCAAGGGGCTAAGCCCATGGCAAGATTTAACCATACAGATCGAACTCTGGAAACGCTAAAAGCtttcattttcaatcagacag GAATAGAGCCCAAGACTGATGTGGTGGTTACTGAGGAAGATCAAGCTGGTCCCCTGCCTAGCACATTGACTAGAGGTGTAGATTGGCTTCTCTTATTTTCTTTACTGTTCCTTATCAGCTTCATCATGTATGCTACTGTTAGGACGGAGAGCATCCGGTGGTTAATACCTGGTCAAGATCAGGAACACCAGGAATGA
- the TXNDC15 gene encoding thioredoxin domain-containing protein 15 isoform X5, which translates to MSYTLTAETEGTTDSQSEKLSETTLPFTVKSSSMQASNDGPKESVQYRTAEIADAMMGSSMPAAQSVVLSVVPDEAKERHVLDFGTCDAETDGECSTRGIVSSLSHLGSPTQEQIIDPPVVLEAVHPSSGEDSNSTDSMKTPKVNCEERNITGMTNFTLQILNISQDLMEFLNPNDSDCTLVLFYTPWCRFSASLAPHFNSLPRAFPTLHFLALDASQHSSLSTRFGTVAVPNILLFQGAKPMARFNHTDRTLETLKAFIFNQTGIEPKTDVVVTEEDQAGPLPSTLTRGVDWLLLFSLLFLISFIMYATVRTESIRWLIPGQDQEHQE; encoded by the exons ATGAGTTATACCTTAA CAGCTGAAACAGAAGGAACTACTGACTCACAGTCTGAAAAGTTAAGTGAAACTACCCTGCCATTCACCGTAAAAAGCAGTTCTATGCAGGCAAGCAATGATGGGCCTAAGGAATCGGTACAGTACAGGACTGCAGAGATTGCTGATGCTATGATGGGTAGCAGCATGCCTGCAGCTCAGTCTGTTGTCCTGTCAGTTGTTCCAGATGAGGCAAAGGAGAGACATGTCTTGGACTTTGGCACCTGTGATGCAGAAACTGATGGTGAATGCAGTACGCGGGGTATTGTTTCATCTTTATCTCATCTTGGGTCTCCTACTCAAGAGCAAATAATAGATCCACCTGTAGTTCTGGAAGCGGTGCATCCTTCATCAGGAGAGGACTCTAATAGCACAGATAGTATGAAAACCCCAAAAGTGAATTGTGAGGAAAGAAACATTACAGGGATGACAAACTTCACACTACAAATCTTGAATATTTCCCAA GATTTAATGGAGTTCTTAAATCCAAATGACAGTGACTGTACCTTAGTCCTGTTTTATACTCCTTGGTGTCGTTTCTCTGCCAGTCTAGCTCCTCATTTTAATTCTTTGCCCCGAGCTTTCCCAACTCTTCATTTCTTGGCATTGGATGCCTCTCAGCACAGCAG TCTGTCTACCAGGTTTGGAACTGTGGCTGTTCCTAACATCCTTCTTTTTCAAGGGGCTAAGCCCATGGCAAGATTTAACCATACAGATCGAACTCTGGAAACGCTAAAAGCtttcattttcaatcagacag GAATAGAGCCCAAGACTGATGTGGTGGTTACTGAGGAAGATCAAGCTGGTCCCCTGCCTAGCACATTGACTAGAGGTGTAGATTGGCTTCTCTTATTTTCTTTACTGTTCCTTATCAGCTTCATCATGTATGCTACTGTTAGGACGGAGAGCATCCGGTGGTTAATACCTGGTCAAGATCAGGAACACCAGGAATGA